From a region of the Oncorhynchus mykiss isolate Arlee chromosome 32, USDA_OmykA_1.1, whole genome shotgun sequence genome:
- the LOC110518127 gene encoding sodium channel subunit beta-1 isoform X2 — MSAVRLLLLFLLCSHFVSLCHGACSEVDSDTEAVAGKGFKLGCISCKMRPEVEASATVNWYFKAKGEAEFAHIYNYDEEGPHIVDERFEERVDWNGSKRSQDIQDASIYLFNVTFNDSGTYSCHFHRLLTYEFYEYQTVVSKLVHLKVVAKATRGTASIVSEVMMYVSIIGLQAWLYIEMVYCFRKISAAGEEALRESANAEYLAIASESKDNCAGVQVAE; from the exons ATGTCTGCTGTGCGACTGCTGCTCCTGTTTCTGCTTTGTTCCCATTTTG TGTCCCTGTGCCATGGGGCCTGTTCAGAGGTGGACTCGGACACTGAGGCCGTTGCAGGCAAAGGGTTCAAACTGGGCTGCATCTCCTGTAAGATGAGGCCTGAGGTGGAGGCTTCTGCCACGGTCAACTGGTATTTCAAGGCCAAAGGGGAAGCTGAATTTGCTCAT ATATATAATTACGATGAGGAGGGCCCCCACATTGTGGATGAGCGCTTTGAGGAGCGCGTCGACTGGAACGGCAGTAAGAGGAGCCAAGACATACAGGATGCATCCATCTACCTCTTCAATGTCACCTTCAATGACTCGGGCACCTACAGTTGCCACTTCCACCGGCTCTTGACGTATGAGTTCTACGAATACCAGactgttgtcagcaaacttgtgCACCTGAAAGTGGTGGCTAAAG ccaccaGAGGGACAGCCTCCATAGTCTCTGAGGTGATGATGTATGTGTCCATCATCGGGTTACAGGCTTGGCTCTACATAGAGATGGTATACTGCTTCAGAAAGATCTCAGCTGCAGGAGAGGAAGCATTACGAGAAAGCGC GAATGCAGAATATTTAGCTATAGCCTCAGAGAGTAAAGATAACTGTGCAGGGGTGCAAGTGGCAGAATAA
- the LOC110518127 gene encoding sodium channel subunit beta-1 isoform X1, translating into MSAVRLLLLFLLCSHFVSLCHGACSEVDSDTEAVAGKGFKLGCISCKMRPEVEASATVNWYFKAKGEAEFAHIYNYDEEGPHIVDERFEERVDWNGSKRSQDIQDASIYLFNVTFNDSGTYSCHFHRLLTYEFYEYQTVVSKLVHLKVVAKATRGTASIVSEVMMYVSIIGLQAWLYIEMVYCFRKISAAGEEALRESAKAKEGTFPEKRLLACFSSLEVCLNSLKAHVKFKLKRSWS; encoded by the exons ATGTCTGCTGTGCGACTGCTGCTCCTGTTTCTGCTTTGTTCCCATTTTG TGTCCCTGTGCCATGGGGCCTGTTCAGAGGTGGACTCGGACACTGAGGCCGTTGCAGGCAAAGGGTTCAAACTGGGCTGCATCTCCTGTAAGATGAGGCCTGAGGTGGAGGCTTCTGCCACGGTCAACTGGTATTTCAAGGCCAAAGGGGAAGCTGAATTTGCTCAT ATATATAATTACGATGAGGAGGGCCCCCACATTGTGGATGAGCGCTTTGAGGAGCGCGTCGACTGGAACGGCAGTAAGAGGAGCCAAGACATACAGGATGCATCCATCTACCTCTTCAATGTCACCTTCAATGACTCGGGCACCTACAGTTGCCACTTCCACCGGCTCTTGACGTATGAGTTCTACGAATACCAGactgttgtcagcaaacttgtgCACCTGAAAGTGGTGGCTAAAG ccaccaGAGGGACAGCCTCCATAGTCTCTGAGGTGATGATGTATGTGTCCATCATCGGGTTACAGGCTTGGCTCTACATAGAGATGGTATACTGCTTCAGAAAGATCTCAGCTGCAGGAGAGGAAGCATTACGAGAAAGCGC AAAAGCCAAAGAAGGTACTTTTCCTGAAAAACGTTTGCTTGCTTGCTTCAGCAGTCTAGAAGTATGTTTAAATAGCTTAAAAGCTCATGTAAAATTCAAGTTGAAAAGAAGTTGGAGTTAA